The genome window ACTTCatctcagctctgcactgcagtcaCTGAGTCCCCATCCTGTGCCGTGCTGAGAAACCAGGTGGCACCAGCGATGGCAGGGGAGAGGTGTCACTGCCCAGCATCACCAGACACTGCTGTATCCTCTCTCTACAACCACAggatcactgaggttggaaaagctCTCCAAGCTCCCCAGCCACCCCCCCAGTGCCCACCCCATGGCTCTGGGATGCCCCCAGGCTGGTGACCTCCGCGCCAGGCAgttgtgcagtgctgagcactctTTGGAGGAAAAGCATCTCCAAAAATCCAACCCAAGCTATCAATGAAATCTAACCCTTGTTGGAAGTAACATTTCAGCTTAGcatgttttccaaataaatcTACTCCAAATGAACCACAACTCTCAAACCCAATTGAGGGCTTTAAGAAAAGCAGACTAAACATGTTGATAGGATTTTAATTCTCACATGAAAACAAGTTAAAAAGCCACAGTGCGTATACAGGAACACGTGGACTTTTATAAGTGTGGAATGGAacctgagaagcagccctgAGCCCTTTGCTCACACCAGCCCCCCTCTCAGGGCAAAGGGGAACAAAGCAGAACCAAACCTTTGctcagctgtgcagcactgagccctCATTAGCAGCgtgtggctgtgtgtgtgccaGGACAGCCAcgccaaaacattttttcttcccctgtgaATGGAAGACAACCATGAATCCTTCCTCCTATCACTGTTCTCAGATCAAAGCTATACTCCAAGCAACAGATAATCCTTTTACACCTCATTGATAGGTTACAGCCTGCAATTTTATGCCTGATGAGCTGCTCCCCCAACAGAATTACAGGTAcgcaaaaggaaaaaagggttAAAAGCTCACTTGAGACAAAATGATAGATTTTTAATGTAAGCCTTTCTTAGCTATTTCCATCTGTGGAAACTTCCCACCACTGGTCAGCTTCTGTTTATTATTTGAGTTTTGTTAAAACCTCAGAAGGGAACATGAAATAATTAAACGACATTAAATAACGTGGATCAAGGACTGAATAACGAGGGCAAGCTGTTGAAAGGCAAGCCCTAAGAAATGTGAGCCTAGTAAGTTGCTTAATTAGAACACAACTAACTAACTAATGCACTTACGAAACACTTAACAGTGCAAGGAGCAGAAGCAAGTTTATGCAGGTGCGGGATGCTTAGCAGTTGTGCACAGGCATTACTAACCATGCATGGCCATCAGCTATGTAAGCACCAGGTACCCACAGGACATTGAAGTGGGACTAATAGTGGCTGAAATTAGGTGTTCCTTGGCTTACAAAGTCTTCATCCTTAAAGGACAAAACCACATTGTAATGATGTACAATGCAGAAGTGACAATCTTCAGCTGAGAGCCTTATGAATAACActaaaatgtgtgtgtgtatataaatataaatgttaaGTTGGAACCTTATTATGAAAGCACTTTAAGCTGCTCTCTCACAGAAACACCAACACGGATCCACTTCTTacttctggaaacaaaataggGAAACTCAGCGCGTTAGGATTCTGTTCCTTGTCCCATCACTTATTACCCAGTGCTGTTAGAGAAGTGTATCACTGCATCCAAAATAAGCATTCcaggaaaacatcagaaatataCAGAACacttttaatataaataaatattttaaaaagtgtttcagATGAGAGGAAACAAGTATTTTAAGGAGCCAGATAATTCCTTTCTGGTGAATTTCTGGCCCCCttagaaataacaaaaacaagttCCAAACTGAACTTTGCTTTCTCAAAACGTTTGTctttaaacaaaacaaggcAGGCACTTATTCACACCAAGCAGACAATTAGGAGTGCACACGAACTATAATTCATGGCACCAACTCCTGAATAAACATTGAAAACATTACAGTATGCACATCATTAGTCCCCCATATGAAAACCATATATAAATTTTTGGTAATTAGTAGCTTCATTTTCACACTCATTCTGCTTAGCACAATATATTGATTAATTTGTAAACAGTTAAATAACTTCtaggaaaacaataaatataaataacttccaaaaaaaaagttattttggCACTTCTTGGCATAGTGTTCATGtaaacatttcttccttctacGTGCACAGCCACTGCAGACTTCCATTCCAAGCAACCCTTGGTCAGCGACCCACACAGACCCACACAGACCCACACAGACCCAACGTGCAGCTGACATTAATATCTCAGGCTGCGAAATTTGGGTTTTCTCAGGCTGAGCATGGGTTGTTTGATGGTAGGTTTGTTCTCAAGCAGCATTGCTTCGTTTTCTGTGGTTGGAAATCTGTTCTGGTATATCAGAGGATATTCCTTCTGGAACTAGAAGATAcacaagaaaacattaaatcagactccacaaaaaaaaaaaaaaaggaacataaaCAGATACAAGCCAGCTATGCAGGACACAGGCATGAATGACTGCATACAGATACATGTCAGTAGGAAGTGCAAGGCATCAGTCTGCAAAGTACCTCTGCTGTGACACTTGACCAAAGCTGCAGCCCTTTGTGCTTAGGAGCTCAACTGATAAAGAAGGAATGAGAAGTTCTGTCAGACCTTCATCTTCTGTTGAAGTGAGAAATCGTTTTATTCTCATGGTTTTCAGCTGTTGTAACCAGCATAGCCCTTCCACAGACACCACACCATTCCATCTCCAGCCAGTGACCACCTGCCCTCATCTCCACTTGCAATGGCAGTTGCTTGCAATGATGCTGAACAACCGAATAAAAGTTAACACAGCTCATTGCTTGTCATCAACCATCTCATTCTGAACAGTATGACCAGGTTTTACCCTGTAAGTAAGACTTAGTAGTCACCATTTGAAGACTTGCTGTCAACATGGGTATGTATTTTGCTTATGCTTGGACAAGtgtctttcaaagaaaaaaaaaaaatatcacaacGATGAACATGTTTCACCAAAAAGAAGTTAGGATTCAGAAGATTTCTGAAGGCATTCTCTCAAGAGAGGTAACAACTGCACCagaggaattatttttcagttcctgcagacagggatGGACAGAAGTCTCTGGCTTTAGAGATATTTTGGTTGtatcctttgttttcttttgagagGTTGATTAGGACTCTTAAGTAGAATTCACAGCCTACTGAAAATTGTCACATCATTTGTAATTTTGATGTTGATGTAAGTTGGATGTAACCCCCTAGGAAGTGGCATGCATTTGGCTTTTCCTAATTCAAAGCACCAAAACTGTATAATTACTGCAAAGAGCTGAGATTTGTCACACTGCTCACTACCCCAGCACAGCTAGCATGACCACAATACAGCTATCCTACAGTTCATTTAACACAAACCCTGCTAATACATGGCTCATCAGTATAAGCTGCTTTTGGATTTTGGTGGGAGCTCACAAAAATGTAAGCATATACTTCAAGTTTTATACTAGACTATTTtagtttatttccttccttcctgcttcatctgctgtgtgctgccgTGCATCACTTCTTACTGCTTGCTTACTCAGAAGTTTAGGTTCAAGTCAGCTGAAATTAACTGCTCTTCTTTACATGCAGGAAGTTTCCATGAACTTGAACAGCGGGCCAGGCTTCTGAAGTTTGGTCCTGGAAAAATGAAGCTCCCAGAACACATATGGGAGTCACAGTTGCAGAGGCTGGTGGTGGAAAGGGCATCAGAACAAACATGCTTGCTttggaaagctgctttttcaaaTGTGAGTCACAAGACTTACTTAAGAGATTCTAGGACAAGTACAGTACTATTCAGTTGGTCAGAAACACTTGCCAAaggttttcttaaaaaagaaaaaaactccagTATTAAATCCTGCCAGAATTGCTGCACTTCAGCTTTACTATTAGGCAACATGTTAGTAAGGCCACAGAAATGCCAGATAATCTTGAGCAATATACATGTTACAAAACAAAGCTAATGCCACAGAGAAGAATGCTTCAGAGTTGTGAATAGATTGAGTTTGaccttttaaaggaaaaaaagaccacCATTTGTCTCCTCTTAACTTTATGTCCATTTACATCATTTTAATGACAATCTGTATAGTCGGTAAAACATCTTATTTAATAATGCACACCTGAAAGTTTTCTACTGTTTTGAATCACTGATCACTGTTGCTGGACAGTATCAAATGCTATTTTAGACACTGCTCTTAAAATAGAATCATCCCATACAACCCAAAAAACCACTAAACAGCACTTAGTGCTCCTTGTGAGGCAGGCATTTTCTCTACAGTCTGCTCATGCTCTGACAGCAGCGTCTCATGACTCAGCTCTTCTCCTCACACAAAGTGTTTTCAGAATTGCATAGATATCCAATAAGTCCCTCACCtgttttaacttttcttttctctttcacagatAAGTTCTTATCTTTGATGATGTTCTCTAACAGCTCTGCCACAGCAGCTTGAGAAGTAGAAACCTTTTGTTCTTCAAACTCCTGAGGGGTTATTTGTTCACAGTACGAATAGGTTGGTAATATGGCACAAATGTCTTCCCCTGGAtatttgcactgaaataaaaatcaaagaaaaggtCTTCTAAAGTCAAATGATGTCCCGCTTTGGTAAGAAGCTACCATATTTAACATCCAAGCTTATACACTTACAGCCACATCACAAGTTGCAAGGGATTATAAAGTAGCTGATGTCTATTACGACTGCACCAACAGCTTAATACAAGTTTGCATTTATTATGCTGTAGCTTTATTTGCAGTTCTCATCCACCCCACATAGGTAACAAGTTCTCTGCAGTCAGCAAAGGTACTTAAACTTCTGTTATGTCACCAACCTGAGCCATCTTCACGTGTTCTATGTGATCTTGCACTGCAACCTGCAGGTAAGTTGGTACTTTAAAAATTTCCTGTTGATGGTCCATTAGAAATGAAACTAATCGTGTAGAAAGCAGCTCGTCGAGATCCACttcttctgcacagcacaacACACATCGAGAGAAAGTCTGTATCATCTGCAAGCATTTAGCAGATCGTTAGTATGTGCACTTGAGGGATTTGTCTTCCATTCTACACAGTGGAGCAATGAATTCTCCAATAAAGCTTTCGCTGCAATCTCTCTTGCCCATGCTGACTGGTCAAGAGGAGGAAAACTGATTATTTCAGACGAGGAAACAAGAAACCCACAAAATATTGTTCAATACAGAAGAGCACAAGTCCTAcagttatatttttaagaaatatattttaaagatggTAATAAGCCTTCCCTCCAATAGAGAAATGTACCTATTCTATTAGTTGTCTTGAGTCACTGGGATGGCAGAAGGTTAGGCTGACTCTAAAGGTGTTCAGATGCAATGCATATTGACAAACGGTTTGAAATAacttttagaaacatttttgcaGTTTTCCTACTTCCTTGCTTTCAGTAGCCTTACTTAGCATGTGCAGATAACGTCCTTTAATCTCATTTGGTATAAGCATTACTAACAACTTGAATCGTTCAATAAAAGCTTACTTTCAGACCTAGAAGCTAGCCTATAAGCTCGCGAGGCAaagtcttcctttttctctagAATGGATTATGTCATAACTTCAACTACAGATATTTAGCCCGAGAAAGGTCATCCACAAACACTGCTGCCAACAGTTTTAATGAGATGACGGTGGATTGAGAAATCGGACTGAACAATCATACNNNNNNNNNNNNNNNNNNNNNNNNNNNNNNNNNNNNNNNNNNNNNNNNNNNNNNNNNNNNNNNNNNNNNNNNNNNNNNNNNNNNNNNNNNNNNNNNNNNNCGAGGACCGCGTGGCCTCCGGAGGGCCCCGCCGACTCGAACGGTTCCGCGACGCTCTGAAACGCGGCACCGTGCTGGGCCGCGTAACCCTCGCCGGCCGGACGCGGTCACCGCACCCCCTGCGTCCCGGTCAGCGTCACGGTCTCGCTCCGGTGTCCCCGTGCTGCTTTGTCCTCCTCGTACCCGCAGCCCCTCCCAACCCCGCTGCCCTCCGAAGCTCGGAGCGGGGCTGTGGGCACGCGGGGATGCGGGTGCTGCTCTGCCCCCCGACCGGGCGCGTCCCCGTGCGTGCCCCGTAAGAACGAGCTCGTTCCACTGCCGTCATCTGCTTTGCAGAGTTTGTGCCTCGCGGCTGCTGATGGAGCACCGCGAGGGTCTGCGCCATGCTGCTGTCGGTCTTAGGATGAAGAACATTGCCTCAGACGGAGCGTTTGGATTTTAGGTGGTCCCACGTGGAGCCAGGATGGCCCTCGTGGGTCCTTTCCGAGAGTCCTGTGGCTCTGTGTAGGACGGGTGCAATGGGGAGTGGCTGAAAACACTCCTCGAGGACAAGTACGCCACAGAGGGATACACTGACAAACAGTGGGCAGGAGCCATAGAACCATTTAGGCTGGAGAAGCTCTGAGATCCCCAACCCATCctgccatgcccactgaccgtgtgcctcagtgccacacctacACATCAAATATTTGATGTGTAGGACAGGTCAAATATTTAGGGGGTGCAACAAATAATAATCTGAAGCAAACAGtcaataacaagaaaaaaaaaacctagaagaaacacatacaaaaaaaaaaccaaaccaacgATCCTCACAGGCAGGAAAGGTGCAGTGCTGGCGGTGCTGCCCACCCAACCCCGGGCTCCCAGCACCATGCCCACATGTGGAATGCAGACTCTGGGTGCTTATCCACCCTGCACAGCACCACGGCTGCTCTGTGCACCACGAGAGACATGGCACAGTGACAGCAAACACTTCTGCCTCAAAAGGAAAGGCTGCAGCAACCCATGCCTGACCCTTACCCAACCACCACATGGATGCACTGCCGGAGGCCAACAACAGTGCAGCATTTTGGGTGATGTCACGGAATTGACACTGCCAAGCCCAAAATCCAATTGAAGAGGACAGCAGAAACCATTCCCCGTGGCTGTGCTGGTTTTCCAGCACCATGGCTCTGGCTCCCAGTGTTGACTTCAGCTCACCAAATGccatcatgctgctgctgctggtttcTACTTCTGCAATCTCTTTCTGATTTGCAGAGCTAATTAGTTCTTCTCCCCTTCCATGGCACTAATGATCCCATCGGGGTGCAAGCATTAGGAATCAGTTCAGGCATTCTGTGACAGTGGGACGGTTCAATCTTCTTAAACACCACAAGTTCAActatttcagctttgttttggCTTTACTTTTACATTACAGTTATGACttcactgtttaaaaatagcTCTTAATGCACACGTGCTTTGTGCCCGTTATGAAGGCAGTGGGATCGCTGACACAGACGTGCTTTCAGGACCAAAGGCTGTCAGTGGATATTGGCCAAGGCAATGGCCTTGCTTCTCATAACCACTCCTGTGAGTGATGTGTTCTTGGTCTCTTACGGTGGTAGCATGAAACATTTTCTCAAAGAACGGGAAAAGGGCGTTTTGTGTCATTTCCAATTCACGGATGGGAAGGGAAATGTTACCTTTGTAAGAAAACCCTATGCTATGGCTGGTAATGCAGCACCCATCTAAAAAGGAAGTGTTGGTAGGGAGGGCTCATACCAACGAGCTGGCAGAGATCCATGGCCTGCAACTGCCCACTGCTTGGGAATCGAGGCAGACCAACAGCTGTGCACCACACCATCCCAAGCCCTGCCTGAGCTGTAAATATCCAGCAGAATTCCCAGCCCACAGGGTAGGTCTGTGCTAAGCGTGCACCCGCTTGTAGGAACAGCGATCGGCACCTCAGGAACagtgagaggtgatggcctcacaGAGCCGgagagggtcaggttggattTCAGGGGAAATT of Meleagris gallopavo isolate NT-WF06-2002-E0010 breed Aviagen turkey brand Nicholas breeding stock chromosome 10, Turkey_5.1, whole genome shotgun sequence contains these proteins:
- the LOC116216990 gene encoding DEP domain-containing protein 1A-like, whose translation is MIQTFSRCVLCCAEEVDLDELLSTRLVSFLMDHQQEIFKVPTYLQVAVQDHIEHVKMAQCKYPGEDICAILPTYSYCEQITPQEFEEQKVSTSQAAVAELLENIIKDKNLSVKEKRKVKTVPEGISSDIPEQISNHRKRSNAA